The Paenibacillus sp. FSL H7-0357 nucleotide sequence CGAGGATGCTGAATCGTAATGCGGAGGCTTTGTTTTGGATCGGCCGGTATATTGAACGGGCAGAGAATCATGCGCGGCTTATCGATGTGCATTATCATATTCAACAGGAAGAGGACTTCCAGGAGGAAGGACATAAATGGTCGAGGCTGATTGATGCGCTCGGGGTCAGAAATGAATACCTGCGGCAATTTGACAGCTTTTCGGAACAGGATGTATTGTCCTTCATTACGCTGGATCTGGGCAATTCCAATTCGTTATTCTCTTGTGTTCATCAAGCGCGCAACAATTTGCGCACTCTGCGTCAGCATTTGCCAAGCGAGCTGTGGGATATTGCCAACGGTTTTAATCTGTGGCTCGCAGAGCAGTCGGTAGCGGATATTATGCGGGGTCCGCATCATTTCTATCAGCAGGTCAAAGAGCGGGCGGCGATGTTTCTCGGGGCAGAGCAGTCTGTCATGCTGAGGGGAAATGAATGGCATTTTATTGAGAGCGGCCGCTTTCTGGAACGGGCAGAGAACACGACACGGATTCTGCAGGCGGTCACTGTACAGTGCAAGTCTAAGGAAATTAACGCGATTTATACCCAGCTTCAGGCGGTGCTGAAATCCGTGAGCGGTTATCAATCCTTCCGAAGGTATTATGCAGATGCCATGTCACCGGAGAGTATTCTGGAGTTCCTCATTGTGAATGCCTCTTTTCCGCGTTCGGTCCGCTTTTCATTCCATAAATTGGAGGAGCATTTAGCCAAGCTCGAGCTGGATACTTCTGAGAAGGGCTCCGGGCATGAGAAGGTCATTCGCCAGGCCGGAAAGATCAAAGCAGAGCTGGATTATATGGAGAAAGAAGAAATGTCCGGCGATCTCGTCGAGGATGTGCTGCATTCGCTGATGTTATCATGCCAGAGACTGGGCAAAACGATGGAAGGCGCCTTTTTTCGCCGCGAAGGAGTGCGGGTATGAAAATTCAGATCCATCATACGACCACCTACAGCTATCCCGAGCCGGTTACGGACAGTGTCAATGAAATCAGGCTGACGCCGCGCACGAATTACCGCCAGTCCTGCTACCATCATGAGGTTGAGGTGTTTCCCCCCGCCAATTTGCTGACTTACGAGGATTTCTTCGGCAACCGGGTTCATGCTTATTCCGTGAACAAGCCGCATACGGAGATGGTCATCCATACGAAGGCGACCGTAGTGACTTTAGATAAAGCACAGGGTAACGATCTGCCGCATCTTCCGCTGGAAGAGCAGGTGAGACTGCTCAATGATGAGAAATTCCAGAACCGGTATGTTGAGTTCATCTTGCCGACGCGTTATACGGAAGTGACTCCTGAGCTGGTTGAATTTGCTTCACAGCATCCCTTTGACGAAGCCGATGATATGTACGAGTGGACCAAAAAGCTGTCATCGACCATCTACGAGCAATTTACGTATGATCCCGAGGCTACCAGTGTGAACACGACTGTGAAAAAAGCATTAAAGCTGAAGCGCGGCGTCTGCCAGGACTACGCACACTTGATGATTGCGGTCTGCCGCAGTGTCGGTCTGCCTTCCAGATATGTTAGCGGGTATCATTTTGTCGGTGATTTGCAGGGAGCTAATGCCAATTTCGAGCAGGCTTCGCATGCCTGGGTGGAGACGCATATTCCCGGCACGGGCTGGCTTGGTTTTGATCCCACCAATAACGTGGAAGTAAGCTGGCGTTACATCAAACTTGGGCATGGCCGGGATTACAAGGATATTGTACCGGTCAAAGGTGTCTACCGCGGAGTATCGGGTACGCTCACCGTGAAGGTGGATGTCCGTCAGTTGGGAAACTAAATGTACAGAATCCAGGCCCCACATTGTGGGGCTTAGTTTTGTATCTAAATGAGATAACCGGGTCACATCCTCTTGTTTTGTGCATCTTTAGTGCAACTTGCTGCCTGGTTTGCACAAATTTTGCATAACCTGATTATAATCAAGGCCGATTTGGGTAATCTTGAAACAGAGCCACTTGGATGGACGAATCGGAAGGAGAGTGTACATATGAGCCCAAATATAGCTAAAAAGCAGCGTTTTCTTGGAAAAACAGCCATAATCACAGGTGCGGGCTCGGGAATCGGCAGAGCGACGGCGATTCAAATGGCGCGCGAAGGTGCAAATGTAGCCTTGTTTGATCTGGTGAATGAGCGTACTTCGATCCTGGAGCAGAAGCTGAACAAGCTCCGCAAGGATTGTGCACTGGCCATTGACGTAGACACCTCGGATGAGGAACGGATGAAAGAAGCAGTGCGCAGGACCGTTGAGCATTTCGGAGGTCTTGATGTTGTGTTCGCCAATGCTGGAATCAACGGAGCTGTGGGTCCGATTGAGGAACTCAGCCTTAGTGATTGGGAACGTACTATATCGGTCAATCTGACCGGAACCTTCCTGACGCTGAAGTACAGCATTCCCCATCTGAAGGATAAAGGGAAAGGCAGCATCATTATCACCAGCTCGATTAACGGCAACAGCAGATTCGCCAGCTTCGGCTGGTCCCCATACAGCACAACTAAAGCCGGTCAGGTAGCCTTTGCCAAGATGGCGGCACTGGAGCTGGCCAAGTTCAAAATCCGGGTCAATGTAATCTGTCCTGGTGCGATTTCCACCAATATTGATGAGAGCACGGAATTTAATGAGGATATGGAAGCTATCGTGATTCCGATTGAATTTCCGGAAGGGGCACAGCCACTCGCGGATGGACCGGGCAAACCGGAAAATGTAGCGGATCTGGTTGCTTTCCTAGCCTCGGATGAATCCATTCATATAACGGGTGCGCAGATTGTGATCGACGGTGCAGAATCCCTGTTGTCCTAACCCATAACGCAGCGGGTGATACATCATCTGCTTCCCAGCAAACAGCCTTAGCCGGTGATCAGATCAATGATCAGGGTTGAGGCTGTTTGCTGTGTTTTTCTTGTTGTAAACATACAGGTTATGGTAACATTTCAGCTAAAGGGCCTGGGCTGACCCGGACTCATAAGTATTATTATGCTATACAATGGCTCTACCCTGTGGTGCGGGCGCTTTTCCCTAAATATGCGGTTTCACTAAAAGAGATCGGTCTGGCTATGATTCATCTATCAGTCCATGGATCTGACCGCGATATTCTGGAAAGCCGGGAGATTGCCGCCATCGCAAGAGAGCAGTAGGTTAACTGTTAAATAATCTATCACAGAAAAAGGTGATCCTATGAATCAAGAGGTGACAGATTTCATTAACACTGTCCAACAGCCATGGCAAAATGAGCTGTGTAATCAACTCCGCCAGTTGGTTCATGATTCCATTCCGGAGGTACAGGAGCGTATTCAATACGGCAAACCGCATTTTCTTAAAAACGGCAAATATGCTGCGGTTATTACCACCGCTAAGGGTTGGGTGACCTTTTCCATCTTCAATGCAGCAGAATTGGAAGCTCCTGACGGATTGTTCGAAGCCGGAAAACCGGAAAGAAGAACAACCAAGCTGCTTGAAGGCAAACCGGTTGATTATGAGCTGCTGGGTGCATTGCTGAAACAAGCCTCGGCTACACTCTAGGGTAGTTCATAGAATCGGATGCTGAACAATAAAAGGAATGAAACACTGCCGAAAGGTGGTGTTTTTTATTTTTTCACAAGAACAAAAACTAAACAATCTAATTAGATAGTTGTAAAATAACAAACAAAATGATAATATGTCTATATTAAATAAAGCGGATTGGGTGATTGAGTTGCCGGAAGGAAAGGGTTCAGTCAGTATTTCGGAAAAATTCTGGAATGCCTCGATTGAGGAGTTAAAGCAAGGTTATATTTTTGAGACGCGAGACCGTTCAGGAATCTATACCTGTCTGGTATGCGGTGAAGAATATGAGAAGGGTATTATCTATAAGAATGACAACCATTACTATGAGGCAGAGAAATATGCTGCGCTTCATGTGGCCAATGTTCATGGCACCATGTTTAATTGGCTGCTCGGAATGGATAAGAAACTTATAGGGCTGACGGATCTGCAGAAAGGGCTGCTGCTTGCATTTCATCAGAGCCTCAGTGACGGGGAGGTTGCCAAGGAGTTAGGAATCGGCAGTACTTCCACGGTGCGGAATCACCGGTTCACACTGCGTGAGAAGGTCAAGCAAGCCAAATTGTTTCTTGCCGTCATGGAGCTGGCTGAGGAGAAACCGGGTGTTTCTTCACCATTTGTAAGTATCCCGCGCTCCGCTTCCATGATCGATGAACGTTTTGCTATTACGGAAGAGGAGAATGCCGAGATCCTTGGGACTTATTTTAAGGAGGGACTGGATGGCCCGTTATCCGAATTTCCCAAGAAGCAGAAGCGGAAAGCCGCCATTCTTCGCCAACTGATTAAGAGGTTTGCCGCCGGCCGCAAATACAGTGAGAAAGAGGTTAACGCCATTCTGGGTGAAGCCTTCCCTGATCATGTCACACTGCGGCGCTATCTGATTGATTATGGCCTGCTGGACCGCGAGGATGACGGCAGCAGCTACTGGGTTAAATTATAGAGCCTGTGCCCCGGGACAGAGCTTATTATTGAAGGAGAGATCAGGAATAATGGAAAAAGCAAGACGCAAAGAACTGGCCTATGATTATGCCCACTCTCATCGGCCGATGGGTGTATACCGGATTGTGAATACGAAGAACGATAAGTCTTTTGTAGGCAGCAGCCTTAACCTGGAAGGCGTATGGAACAAGCATAAATTTATGCTCGATATTAATAGCCATGACAATAAATCGCTGATGGCCGACTGGGTAGAGTACGGGGAAGAGGCCTTCCGTTTTGAGATTCTGGAACAAATTAAACCGGAGGAGGATTTTGTGGCATCCGTGTCCGAGCTGGCCAAATACAGAAAGCAGCTTCCGGAGCTGGAGAGCAAATGGATGGACCAGCTGTCTCCCTACGGAGACCGCGGTTATCATAAACCCAAGCAGAAATGAAATGACATAGCGGCTGTGTTAAAATAAGAAGCAAAACGGGTTCTGAACACAAGGAGCGGTACGATATGGGTATGCTGTCATGGCTGGCGGAGCAGCGGATTCAGGAAGCGATGCGGAGCGGGGAATTCAAGGATCTTCCCGGGGCTGGAAAGCCGCTGGAGCTGGAGGACTTGTCGGGGGTTCCTGAGGAACTGCGGATGTCATTCAAGATTATGAAAAATGCCGGGCTGCTGCCGGAAGAGATCACACTGCGTAAGGAATGTGTAACCCTTGAGGAACTGCTGGCAGCATGCCGCAACAGCGGGGTTACTAGTTCTGGTGAACAGAAAACGCTGGAGAACAAGCTCTCCATGAAGAGACTTCGGCTGCAGGAACTGCTGAGGCAGCGCGGGCTGGAGAGCAGCAGTTCCATCCTGGAGTACGGCGATAAAATTCGTCAGAAGCTGCTGAGTGAAGAAGAATGAGTCTGCGCCCGGAGGGGCGGCAGGCTTTTTTTTGTTATCTTTCGGTATATCTGTATCCGGTTGGGAGAGTTCGAATCCAACTTTATGAAGCATCTTGAAATTTAGGATCGTTTCGCCCATGATGATTAGGCAGGATAGATGCAATACGCGCTGCCAATTATACTAAGTTAATCACAGATTATGGAGAGAAAAGATGAAACAGCTTCCTATTATGCAGGTGCTCCCTGACCTGAAATTGATACTGAATAAGAATAAAGCAGCTGTACTTATTGCCGAACCCGGTGCGGGGAAGACGACCGGAACCCCTCCGGCTTTTTTGGACGAGCCTTGGATGTCTGGCAAGAGTATTCTAATGCTGGAGCCCAGAAGGCTTGCAGCCCGTTCAGCGGCTGTTTATATGGCGGCCTGCCTTGGAGAGAGTGTGGGACAGACGGTAGGCTACCGGATGCGTATGGACAGCAAGGTTGGCAAAAACACACGGATTGTTGTTGTGACCGAAGGTGTGCTGACGAGAATGCTGCAAAGCGATCCTTCACTTGGCGATGTTGGACTTATAATTTTTGATGAATTTCATGAGCGCAGTCTTCATGCTGATCTCGGGCTGGCACTGACGCTGGAGGTGCAGTCTGTGCTGCGTGAAGATCTGCGTATTCTCATAATGTCAGCTACACTGGATGGAGAACGGGTGTCGGCGCTGCTTGGCGGAGCGCCGGTAGTGGATTGTCCCGGCCGCACCTATCCGGTGGAGACGATTTATGTTCCGGGATCAGGCACAGCGCAACTGGAGCAAGCAGCGGCCATTGCCGTCCGCCGGGCCCTGGATGAGCAGTCCGGTGATGTACTGGTGTTCCTGCCCGGCGAACGGGAGATCCGCCGTACCGAACGTGAGCTGCAGAGCGGGGCGCTTCCCCAAGGGACGGTGCTGCGGCCGCTTTATGGCCAGCTCCCGCAGGCCATGCAGGATGCGGCGGTGGCTCCAGCCGTGCCGGGTGAGCGCAAGGTCGTATTGGCAACTTCCATCGCCGAAACAAGCTTGACCATCGAAGGGGTGCGCACGGTGATTGACACCGGGCAGCGCCGTACGCAGGTATTCTCTCCGCGCACCGGCATGCCGCGGCTGACAACAGTGCCGGTATCGAAGGCATCGGCTGACCAACGCCGTGGCCGTGCCGGGCGGACAGCGCCGGGAGTCTGCTACCGGCTGTGGAGCAGCGAGGAGCATCAACGTCTTCCGGACGACAACGTGCCGGAGATCATGGAAACCGACCTGGCGCAGCTCGCGCTGGAGCTGGCGCTATGGGGCGTGCGCGATCCTGCCGCGCTGCCCTGGCTGGATGCGCCGCCCGCCGCGCCTTACGCGCAGGGCGCTGCGCTGCTGCGCCAGCTCGGCGCGCTGGATGCCGGCGGCGCCATCACGCCGCACGGCCGCAGCATGG carries:
- a CDS encoding DUF1801 domain-containing protein, translated to MNQEVTDFINTVQQPWQNELCNQLRQLVHDSIPEVQERIQYGKPHFLKNGKYAAVITTAKGWVTFSIFNAAELEAPDGLFEAGKPERRTTKLLEGKPVDYELLGALLKQASATL
- a CDS encoding SDR family oxidoreductase; translated protein: MSPNIAKKQRFLGKTAIITGAGSGIGRATAIQMAREGANVALFDLVNERTSILEQKLNKLRKDCALAIDVDTSDEERMKEAVRRTVEHFGGLDVVFANAGINGAVGPIEELSLSDWERTISVNLTGTFLTLKYSIPHLKDKGKGSIIITSSINGNSRFASFGWSPYSTTKAGQVAFAKMAALELAKFKIRVNVICPGAISTNIDESTEFNEDMEAIVIPIEFPEGAQPLADGPGKPENVADLVAFLASDESIHITGAQIVIDGAESLLS
- a CDS encoding GIY-YIG nuclease family protein — encoded protein: MEKARRKELAYDYAHSHRPMGVYRIVNTKNDKSFVGSSLNLEGVWNKHKFMLDINSHDNKSLMADWVEYGEEAFRFEILEQIKPEEDFVASVSELAKYRKQLPELESKWMDQLSPYGDRGYHKPKQK
- a CDS encoding transglutaminase family protein, which translates into the protein MKIQIHHTTTYSYPEPVTDSVNEIRLTPRTNYRQSCYHHEVEVFPPANLLTYEDFFGNRVHAYSVNKPHTEMVIHTKATVVTLDKAQGNDLPHLPLEEQVRLLNDEKFQNRYVEFILPTRYTEVTPELVEFASQHPFDEADDMYEWTKKLSSTIYEQFTYDPEATSVNTTVKKALKLKRGVCQDYAHLMIAVCRSVGLPSRYVSGYHFVGDLQGANANFEQASHAWVETHIPGTGWLGFDPTNNVEVSWRYIKLGHGRDYKDIVPVKGVYRGVSGTLTVKVDVRQLGN
- a CDS encoding DnaJ family domain-containing protein, which produces MGMLSWLAEQRIQEAMRSGEFKDLPGAGKPLELEDLSGVPEELRMSFKIMKNAGLLPEEITLRKECVTLEELLAACRNSGVTSSGEQKTLENKLSMKRLRLQELLRQRGLESSSSILEYGDKIRQKLLSEEE
- a CDS encoding DUF2087 domain-containing protein, with the translated sequence MSILNKADWVIELPEGKGSVSISEKFWNASIEELKQGYIFETRDRSGIYTCLVCGEEYEKGIIYKNDNHYYEAEKYAALHVANVHGTMFNWLLGMDKKLIGLTDLQKGLLLAFHQSLSDGEVAKELGIGSTSTVRNHRFTLREKVKQAKLFLAVMELAEEKPGVSSPFVSIPRSASMIDERFAITEEENAEILGTYFKEGLDGPLSEFPKKQKRKAAILRQLIKRFAAGRKYSEKEVNAILGEAFPDHVTLRRYLIDYGLLDREDDGSSYWVKL
- a CDS encoding alpha-E domain-containing protein yields the protein MLNRNAEALFWIGRYIERAENHARLIDVHYHIQQEEDFQEEGHKWSRLIDALGVRNEYLRQFDSFSEQDVLSFITLDLGNSNSLFSCVHQARNNLRTLRQHLPSELWDIANGFNLWLAEQSVADIMRGPHHFYQQVKERAAMFLGAEQSVMLRGNEWHFIESGRFLERAENTTRILQAVTVQCKSKEINAIYTQLQAVLKSVSGYQSFRRYYADAMSPESILEFLIVNASFPRSVRFSFHKLEEHLAKLELDTSEKGSGHEKVIRQAGKIKAELDYMEKEEMSGDLVEDVLHSLMLSCQRLGKTMEGAFFRREGVRV